One genomic window of Metopolophium dirhodum isolate CAU chromosome 4, ASM1992520v1, whole genome shotgun sequence includes the following:
- the LOC132944014 gene encoding protein bicaudal D: MDVAELQHEINRLTRELDQAHTEKVQSATYGLSILEEKQSLTKRYEELENLYENVKQELEITQEALTKFQTSHKVTTKSGIEQEESLLYETAALESSLNTTIIELENDTKSLRQELERVRMERDQAIQENNDLSRLSNESNHDSKQLRADLREVKSRETRLLSDYSELEEENITLQKQIAHLKSSQVEFEGAKHEIRRLQENVELLYLQVDELAKLKKIAEKQMEEALQSLQGEREAKYALKKELDQRINNESVYNLSNLAFSIRGMGGDQNVGSDDEDDLPVLRKLENDIGSTMELPECGKHDLFSEIHLNELKKLEKQLEQVENEKSLLTQNLKESQSASDKCKSDLENLASRIYKLGSHIRSLEHLGTQTSKIDSDHKTEDGKSNATLEYYQQWFSLASKEIDQLHGDLEELERQLNSSEETLSLKDELIMLKNKLLDREQKTMELESNVRLLGELATDASASLDNAQNDLVVITDELAQLALQMSVLNGKSITLNTIVVKTAKETEENDPRLDVLRTRLKSDVFIKELESLTEASFVAKSLRNVLDQIKLLKESVNISIDNAKAVNRDNNDGQRSLMLDNNDELSDLREQVMKLQSLLATKREQISSLRMVLKTNKNTAEVALNNLKSKYDNEKMVVTETMTKLRNELRTLKEDAATFSSLRAMFAARCEEQVTHMDDLQRQLVAAEEEKKTLNQLLRLSVQQKLMVTQRLEEIEMDREMKNVRRSMGTPNSSTPSKTSKRYSQPQRRDW; encoded by the exons ATGGACGTGGCCGAGTTGCAGCACGAGATAAATCGGCTTACGCGTGAGCTTGACCAAGCTCATACAGAAAAGGTCCAGTCGGCCACTTATGGACTAAGTATATTGGAAGAAAAACAATCATTAACAAAACGTTATGAAGAACTGGAGAATTTATATGAGAATGTGAAACAAGAATTAGAAATCACTCAAGag gcTTTGACAAAATTTCAAACCTCTCACAAAGTAACCACCAAATCTGGTATAGAACAAGAAGAATCGCTGTTGTATGAAACAGCAGCTTTAGAATCATCATTAAATACCACAATTATAGAGCTTGAAAATGATACTAAATCG TTACGACAAGAGTTGGAACGTGTTCGCATGGAACGTGATCAAGCCATCCAAGAAAATAATGACTTATCAAGGTTGAGTAATGAGTCTAATCATGATTCTAAGCAACTTCGCGCAGATCTACGTGAAGTCAAATCCCGTGAAACTCGGTTACTTTCAGATTATTCAGAACTAGAGgaagaaaatataactttacaaaaacaaattgctCATTTGAAATCTTCTCAG gttgAATTTGAGGGGGCAAAACACGAAATACGTAGACTGCAAGAAAATGTTGAACTGTTGTACTTACAAGTTGATGAACTAGcgaagttgaaaaaaattgctGAAAAACAAATGGAAGAAGCTCTGCAATCATTACAA GGTGAACGCGAAGCTAAATACGCGTTGAAAAAAGAACTTGATCAACGTATCAACAATGAATCAGTTTACAATCTCAGTAACTTAGCTTTTAGCATAAGAG GTATGGGCGGAGACCAAAATGTTGGTAGCGATGACGAAGATGATTTGCCTGTGTTACGTAAACTTGAAAACGATATTGGCTCAACTATGGAATTACCAGAATGTGGAAAACATGATTTGTTCAGTGAAATACAtctcaatgaattgaaaaaactGGAAAAACAGTTAGAACAAGTGGAAAACGAAAAGAGCTTGTTAACACAGAATCTTAAAGAGTCTCAATCAGCATCTGATAAATGTAAATCAGATTTGGAAAATTTAGCATCTCGTATATATAAACTTGGATCACACATACGGTCTTTGGAACATCTTGGTACTCAAACCAGTAAAATAGATTCTGACCATAAG ACTGAAGATGGAAAATCAAATGCAACTTTGGAATATTATCAACAATGGTTTAGTTTAGCATCTAAAGAGATTGACCAGCTTCATGGTGATCTAGAAGAACTTGAACGACAGTTAAATTCGTCTGAAGAAACCTTATCATTAAAAGATGAATTAATCATGctcaaaaataaa ttattagacAGAGAACAAAAGACAATGGAACTTGAGTCAAATGTTCGCTTGTTGGGAGAATTGGCTACAGATGCTAGTGCTTCTTTAGATAATGCACAAAATGACCTTGTAGTCATCACTGACGAATTGGCTCAACTTGCTCTCCAAATGTCTGTGTTGAATGGAAAATCTATAACATTAAATACTATtg tcgTAAAAACAGCAAAAGAAACAGAAGAAAATGATCCCCGCCTAGATGTATTACGAACGCGACTCAAGTCTGATGTTTTCATAAAAGAATTAGAAAGTCTAACTGAAGCTTCATTTGTAGCTAAAAGTCTGAGAAATGTACTTGATCAAATCAAATTGCTTAAAGAATCTGTAAACATATCAATAGATAATGCTAAAGCTGTTAATCGAGATAATAATGATG GCCAAAGAAGTTTAATGTTGGACAATAATGATGAATTGTCTGATCTCCGAGAACAAGTAATGAAATTACAGTCTCTCTTGGCAACAAAGCGAGAACAAATATCATCATTACGCATGGTTCTAAAGACTAACAAAAATACTGCCGAAGTAGCATTGAATAATTTGAAATCCAAATACGATAACGAGAAAATGGTTGTTACTGAAACCATGACCAAGTTACGTAATGAGCTGCGTACACTCAAAGAAGATGCTGCtacattttcaa GTTTGAGAGCTATGTTTGCTGCACGGTGTGAAGAACAAGTGACTCACATGGATGATTTACAGCGACAGTTAGTTGCTGCTGAAGAAGAGAAAAAGACACTTAATCAGCTGTTGCGTTTGTCTGTGCAACAAAAATTGATGGTCACCCAACGATTAGAGGAAATTGAAATGGACCGAGAAATGAAAAACGTACGACGATCAATGGGTACACCTAACTCTTCAACACCATCAAAAACCTCAAAAAGGTATAGTCAGCCTCAACGCCGAGACTGgtga